In one Myxosarcina sp. GI1 genomic region, the following are encoded:
- a CDS encoding YbaB/EbfC family nucleoid-associated protein, protein MVGKGFGPLGKMKELANAFQKAQEVQKGAQALQAELEQLEIEGTSADGLVKVVMSGNQEPRRVEISPDAMGQGAETLSESVSTAMKDAYDKSTEMMRSRMEELTSGLNLPGM, encoded by the coding sequence ATGGTAGGAAAAGGATTTGGTCCACTCGGAAAAATGAAAGAACTTGCCAACGCTTTTCAAAAAGCGCAGGAAGTTCAAAAGGGAGCGCAGGCACTTCAAGCTGAGTTAGAACAGCTAGAAATTGAAGGTACTAGCGCAGACGGCTTAGTTAAGGTAGTAATGAGCGGTAACCAGGAACCCCGTCGCGTAGAAATTTCTCCCGATGCTATGGGTCAAGGTGCGGAAACTCTGTCCGAATCTGTCTCCACAGCAATGAAAGATGCTTACGACAAATCTACAGAAATGATGCGATCGCGCATGGAAGAACTTACCAGCGGTTTAAATCTTCCTGGAATGTAG
- the murB gene encoding UDP-N-acetylmuramate dehydrogenase encodes MNDERCLIQAGVSLAPQTSYKVGGSAEWYVAPRNWDELAASFEWYLKQDLPLTLLGAGSNLLISDRGIAGLTISTRNLRGYEFDPETGLLTAEGGEAIAKLAWKAAKRGLKGLEWAVGIPGTVGGGVVMNAGAHQQCMADILVSATVLSPDGTIEELKPEDLAYAYRTSNLQGDNRLVVKATMQLEPGFSKQEISAISQQNWTQRKTTQPYHLPSCGSVFRNPQPRAAGWLIEQLGLKGYKIGDAQIAQRHANFILNCGAAKAVDVFNLIRYAQEKVEAHWSVTLEPEVRLIGEF; translated from the coding sequence ATGAACGATGAAAGATGTCTAATACAAGCTGGCGTATCTCTAGCACCCCAAACTTCCTATAAAGTTGGTGGCAGTGCCGAGTGGTATGTAGCACCGAGAAACTGGGACGAACTTGCCGCTAGCTTTGAATGGTATCTCAAGCAGGATTTACCCCTAACTCTACTGGGTGCGGGATCGAATTTACTGATTAGCGATCGCGGCATTGCTGGGTTGACTATTTCTACTCGCAACCTGCGCGGCTATGAGTTCGATCCCGAAACGGGTTTGCTAACTGCAGAAGGGGGAGAGGCGATCGCCAAACTGGCTTGGAAAGCTGCCAAAAGAGGTTTAAAGGGGCTGGAGTGGGCAGTGGGTATTCCAGGTACTGTAGGCGGCGGAGTAGTGATGAATGCAGGGGCGCATCAACAGTGCATGGCAGACATTTTGGTCAGTGCAACTGTGTTATCTCCCGACGGAACTATAGAAGAATTAAAACCTGAAGATTTGGCTTATGCCTATCGTACTTCTAACCTGCAAGGAGATAACCGACTGGTAGTTAAAGCCACCATGCAGCTAGAGCCAGGCTTTAGCAAGCAAGAAATATCGGCGATATCTCAGCAAAACTGGACGCAGCGTAAAACCACCCAGCCCTATCATCTTCCTAGCTGTGGTAGCGTATTTCGTAACCCTCAGCCCCGCGCTGCTGGCTGGCTGATCGAGCAGCTTGGCTTAAAAGGCTATAAAATTGGCGATGCTCAAATCGCTCAGCGCCACGCCAACTTTATTCTTAACTGCGGCGCGGCTAAAGCAGTTGATGTATTTAACCTGATTCGTTACGCTCAAGAGAAAGTAGAAGCTCATTGGTCGGTAACTTTAGAGCCAGAAGTTAGACTAATAGGGGAATTTTAG
- the murC gene encoding UDP-N-acetylmuramate--L-alanine ligase: MSALAYVVARRKLPVSGSDLKESHITQRLQSLGVNIFNRQEAKNIQFFSDRFKERLPISTHAANSGEELVTRYSVAAKDAADFLPQVICSTAIAKTNPEYRAAVELGCPIFHRSDLLAASIDEYESIAVSGTHGKTTTSSMIGYMLLETDLDPTIIVGGEVDAWQGNARVGNSNYLVAEADESDGSLVKHSPNIGVITNIELDHPDRYKDIREVVDIFQIFAGQCNTLIGCLDDRLIREELAITISYSLDPERGADYTVTEVTYGDRGSKAKVWERGVCLGELQLQLLGKHNLSNALAAVAVGRKLGLEFGAIAKALAGFGGTKRRFEHRGEAGGITFIDDYAHHPSEIEVTLAAARLRVEGDNNFKRVVAIFQPHRYTRTETFLQEFATVFSDADLVVITDIYSAGETNVNGISGKDLVAEIAKNHQQVYYHDDLATLDKFLNSEILRSGDLAMFLGAGNLNQIIPKAIEIINDER, encoded by the coding sequence ATGTCGGCATTGGCTTATGTTGTTGCTCGACGCAAGCTGCCAGTATCGGGTTCTGACCTCAAAGAAAGCCACATTACCCAACGTCTTCAGTCTTTGGGCGTAAATATTTTTAATCGTCAAGAAGCCAAAAATATACAATTTTTTAGCGATCGCTTTAAGGAACGTCTGCCCATATCGACACACGCAGCTAACTCAGGCGAAGAATTAGTCACAAGGTATAGTGTTGCAGCTAAAGATGCAGCAGATTTTTTACCACAAGTTATTTGTTCTACGGCGATCGCTAAAACCAATCCCGAATATCGCGCAGCAGTAGAATTAGGCTGTCCGATTTTTCATCGCTCCGATTTATTGGCAGCATCGATCGACGAATATGAAAGTATTGCCGTTTCGGGAACGCACGGTAAAACTACCACCAGCAGTATGATTGGCTATATGCTATTGGAAACAGATTTAGACCCCACAATTATTGTTGGCGGCGAGGTAGATGCCTGGCAGGGTAACGCTCGCGTAGGTAATAGCAACTATTTGGTAGCCGAAGCAGACGAATCTGATGGCTCTTTAGTCAAACATTCTCCGAATATTGGAGTAATTACCAATATTGAGTTAGATCATCCCGATCGCTATAAAGATATTAGAGAAGTCGTAGATATTTTTCAGATTTTTGCAGGACAGTGTAATACTTTAATTGGCTGTCTCGACGATCGCCTCATTCGCGAAGAATTAGCCATCACTATTAGTTACAGCCTCGACCCAGAACGAGGAGCCGACTATACGGTGACAGAAGTAACTTATGGCGATCGCGGTAGTAAAGCTAAAGTTTGGGAACGGGGTGTTTGTCTGGGAGAATTGCAGCTACAGCTACTCGGCAAACACAATCTAAGTAACGCTCTAGCAGCAGTAGCAGTAGGCAGAAAGCTGGGTTTGGAATTTGGTGCAATTGCTAAGGCTCTAGCTGGTTTTGGCGGCACTAAACGACGGTTCGAGCATCGCGGGGAAGCTGGCGGCATCACCTTTATCGATGACTACGCTCACCATCCAAGTGAAATTGAAGTTACTCTAGCAGCAGCACGTTTGAGAGTAGAAGGAGACAATAATTTTAAAAGAGTTGTGGCGATTTTTCAGCCCCATCGCTATACTCGTACGGAAACTTTTCTTCAGGAATTTGCGACTGTTTTTAGTGATGCCGACCTAGTAGTAATTACCGATATATATAGTGCGGGAGAAACTAACGTTAACGGCATCAGTGGTAAAGACTTAGTAGCAGAGATTGCCAAAAATCATCAACAAGTTTACTATCACGACGATCTGGCAACTTTAGATAAGTTTCTCAACAGCGAGATTTTACGGTCGGGAGATTTGGCAATGTTTCTGGGAGCGGGAAATCTCAATCAAATCATACCTAAAGCGATCGAGATAATAAACGATGAACGATGA
- a CDS encoding type I glyceraldehyde-3-phosphate dehydrogenase, with protein MVRVAINGFGRIGRNFLRCWLSRDSSNLEVIGINDTSDPDTNAHLLKYDSMLGICDADIEADANSLIVNGKTIKCVSDRNPLNLPWKEWDIDIVIESTGVFRDEAGAGKHLQAGAKKVIITAPGKGGKIGTYVMGVNDKDYKPGEFDVLSNASCTTNCLAPVAKVIHDKFGIIKGSMTTTHSYTGDQRILDASHRDIRRARAAAINIVPTSTGAAKAVALVIPELKGKLNGIALRVPTPNVSVVDLVAQVEKKTITEEVNGALRAAAEGEMKGILGFTDKELVSSDFRKTDVSSTVDGSLTMVMDGDMVKVIAWYDNEWGYSQRVVDLAELVAEKWQ; from the coding sequence GTGGTTAGAGTAGCAATTAACGGTTTCGGACGTATTGGACGTAATTTTTTAAGATGCTGGTTGAGCAGAGACAGTAGTAACCTAGAGGTAATAGGAATTAACGATACTTCCGATCCCGATACTAATGCTCATCTATTGAAATACGATTCAATGTTGGGCATTTGCGATGCTGATATTGAAGCCGATGCAAATTCTTTAATTGTCAACGGCAAAACTATTAAATGTGTATCAGACCGCAATCCTTTAAATTTACCTTGGAAAGAATGGGATATTGACATCGTCATCGAATCTACTGGCGTTTTTCGTGATGAAGCAGGTGCGGGCAAACATTTACAGGCTGGTGCCAAGAAAGTAATCATTACCGCTCCTGGAAAAGGAGGTAAAATTGGCACTTATGTTATGGGGGTCAATGACAAAGATTACAAACCTGGTGAATTTGATGTTCTCAGTAACGCTAGCTGTACGACTAACTGTCTTGCCCCTGTAGCTAAAGTCATCCATGATAAATTTGGCATTATCAAAGGGTCGATGACTACTACGCACAGCTATACAGGCGACCAACGTATTCTCGATGCCAGCCATCGCGATATTCGTCGTGCTAGAGCTGCGGCAATTAATATCGTTCCCACCTCTACTGGTGCAGCTAAAGCAGTAGCATTAGTAATACCAGAACTCAAAGGTAAGTTAAATGGTATTGCTTTGCGCGTACCTACTCCTAACGTCTCGGTTGTCGATCTCGTCGCTCAAGTTGAGAAAAAGACTATTACCGAAGAAGTTAACGGTGCATTAAGAGCTGCTGCTGAAGGCGAAATGAAAGGTATTTTAGGTTTTACTGACAAAGAGTTGGTATCTAGCGATTTTCGTAAAACTGATGTTTCTTCAACTGTCGATGGTTCGTTAACTATGGTTATGGACGGTGACATGGTTAAAGTTATTGCCTGGTATGACAATGAGTGGGGTTACTCGCAACGAGTTGTCGATTTGGCAGAATTAGTCGCTGAAAAATGGCAGTAA
- a CDS encoding MFS transporter translates to MFKSQFRLPNFDRQVWILATGRLLLEIGTGFTLFYAPIFFVNQVGISATLVGVAIGSGSVSGVVGRFLGGQGADSPRWGRRGILLAAAAVSALADVFLAAAGNFPMLVIGNLLMGFGVGMYWPATEAAIIDLTTKEQRNEAFGITRLADSLGLGLGVVLGGALIANSGSYRTLFIIDGISFVVFFGVIYFAIVETYKFDEKQPKTSSGWGAALRDRALMVYLLVSILFTTYLSQVQSTIPLYFKNFVQMGETVGFSEQAISGLFTWHIVFAAICQLPMARLLNRLTRIRGLMLSLVFWGVGFILVMVTGVVKDWTIVWAVLTLGVMSLGMTSYTPSASALVADLAPESLRGVYFSLNSQCWAIGYFIGPPLGGWALDHDRFINYFWLICAISIVFGFGILQYLKRLLSDRPNAV, encoded by the coding sequence ATGTTTAAATCTCAATTTCGTTTACCTAATTTCGATCGCCAAGTTTGGATTTTAGCTACTGGGAGGTTGCTGCTAGAAATTGGCACTGGATTTACCCTGTTTTACGCACCAATATTTTTTGTCAATCAAGTAGGAATTTCGGCAACTTTAGTCGGTGTTGCTATTGGTAGCGGTTCGGTTTCGGGAGTGGTAGGACGTTTTTTAGGCGGACAAGGTGCAGATTCACCTCGATGGGGTCGTAGGGGGATTTTGTTGGCTGCTGCCGCTGTTTCGGCTTTAGCCGATGTCTTTTTGGCTGCTGCTGGCAATTTTCCCATGTTGGTTATCGGCAATTTACTTATGGGTTTTGGAGTTGGGATGTACTGGCCTGCTACCGAAGCCGCAATTATCGATCTAACTACTAAAGAACAGCGCAATGAAGCCTTTGGTATTACCAGACTTGCCGATAGCTTGGGTTTGGGCTTAGGTGTGGTTTTAGGAGGAGCATTAATTGCTAATTCGGGTAGTTACCGCACTTTATTTATCATTGACGGAATTTCTTTTGTGGTGTTTTTTGGCGTTATTTACTTTGCCATTGTCGAAACCTATAAATTTGACGAAAAACAACCTAAAACTAGCAGTGGTTGGGGAGCGGCATTAAGAGATCGCGCCTTAATGGTATATCTGCTCGTCAGTATTCTGTTTACGACCTATCTCTCTCAGGTTCAAAGCACCATTCCGCTTTATTTCAAAAACTTTGTCCAAATGGGAGAAACTGTTGGCTTTTCCGAACAGGCTATTAGCGGTTTATTTACCTGGCATATTGTCTTTGCTGCTATTTGTCAGCTACCAATGGCAAGACTACTCAATCGACTGACTCGCATTCGCGGGTTGATGTTGTCTTTGGTATTCTGGGGCGTAGGATTTATTTTAGTCATGGTAACGGGAGTCGTAAAAGACTGGACTATAGTTTGGGCAGTTTTGACTTTGGGGGTGATGTCTTTAGGCATGACTAGCTATACGCCATCGGCTTCGGCTTTAGTTGCCGATTTAGCACCAGAATCTTTGCGAGGCGTTTATTTTTCTCTTAATTCTCAATGTTGGGCAATTGGTTATTTTATCGGACCTCCTCTCGGTGGTTGGGCTTTAGACCACGATCGATTTATCAACTATTTTTGGTTAATTTGTGCGATTTCGATTGTTTTTGGCTTTGGAATTTTACAATACCTAAAACGTCTACTGAGCGATCGCCCAAATGCAGTCTAA
- a CDS encoding TIGR00341 family protein, producing the protein MALRLIEVFLPLTEEKNIRQLLSSDSHWTKESIFKSQEQLLVQILLEEEWLESVASKLKEKFAHLEDFQLLLLPVESLPIQNDSESAENSLYHKDKRNQEIYDRVAESIHLCSTEISLVILSTAIAAIGLVEGSEVVIIGAMVIAPLLKPNMALAVATTFGDLSLAIKTVKVGLTEIFLSLLLSICLGILVPVNLCMQEIAIRTSVNFSDVVLAFASGAAGAISLTVGEQSAVVGVMVSVALLPPLVALGMLIGSQLWQPAVETAVLVLTNIACLNLAAIATFWLRDIRPQKWWQKFQAGKITGIVTTFWTIILILLIVAIFMFQFDVVKGNFQ; encoded by the coding sequence ATGGCTCTACGCTTAATTGAAGTTTTCTTACCTCTAACGGAAGAAAAAAATATTCGGCAACTGCTTTCGTCTGATTCTCACTGGACGAAGGAATCTATCTTTAAGTCACAAGAGCAACTTTTAGTTCAAATCTTACTCGAAGAAGAATGGCTTGAGAGTGTGGCAAGCAAACTAAAAGAAAAATTTGCTCACCTGGAAGATTTTCAACTATTGCTGTTGCCAGTAGAAAGCTTGCCAATTCAAAATGATTCAGAGTCAGCTGAAAATTCCCTTTACCATAAAGACAAACGCAATCAAGAAATTTACGACCGAGTAGCGGAAAGTATTCATCTTTGCAGTACCGAAATTTCTTTAGTAATTCTCTCTACGGCGATCGCAGCTATTGGTCTGGTAGAAGGGAGTGAAGTCGTAATTATTGGGGCGATGGTAATTGCACCTCTGCTCAAACCCAATATGGCACTAGCCGTTGCTACTACTTTTGGAGATTTATCTCTGGCAATTAAAACCGTTAAAGTAGGTCTGACAGAAATTTTTCTATCTTTATTACTTTCAATCTGTTTGGGCATCCTGGTGCCAGTCAATCTATGTATGCAAGAAATTGCCATTAGAACTAGTGTAAACTTTTCCGATGTCGTATTAGCTTTTGCTTCGGGAGCGGCTGGTGCTATTTCGCTAACGGTGGGAGAACAAAGCGCGGTAGTAGGAGTAATGGTTTCGGTGGCATTATTACCTCCTTTGGTAGCTTTGGGGATGCTAATTGGTTCTCAACTGTGGCAACCTGCTGTAGAAACTGCTGTTTTGGTACTAACTAATATTGCTTGTCTCAACTTAGCCGCGATCGCTACCTTTTGGCTGCGGGATATTCGTCCACAGAAGTGGTGGCAAAAATTTCAGGCAGGCAAAATAACTGGAATCGTAACTACTTTTTGGACAATTATTCTAATTCTACTGATTGTGGCTATTTTTATGTTTCAGTTTGATGTAGTTAAAGGCAACTTTCAGTAG
- a CDS encoding AI-2E family transporter, which translates to MNKPKTSSNKFWQHLNNSQLVRYLLLFGLAWAIAELIAYFETVLIIFIFATIVAFLLDYPVSRVSRFMPRWLAVILVFLLALVILGTLMATLGLTMVSQIRQLLEQAPELSSNALEFLNNLPFLQNNEIDLNAFEAQLREKALGLIGKGLAGIQNVLVSLLDLVLIAVVAFFMLLDGKPLWNFALSLFPAHLREDLTVAISKNFLGFFWGRLLLSIFFALSAFLVFVLLGIPYAVALAAIAGVFDLIPGIGATLGIGLICLIILPQGILLGFKVLISCILLQQVEENLLMPRIMQGCIQMNPVVMFLALLVGARVAGLIGVFLSIPLAGILISLFNVDEIRGKT; encoded by the coding sequence ATGAATAAGCCAAAGACCAGCAGTAATAAGTTTTGGCAACACTTAAACAATAGTCAGTTAGTTCGCTATCTGTTGTTATTTGGGTTGGCTTGGGCGATCGCCGAGCTAATAGCCTATTTTGAAACTGTATTAATAATTTTTATCTTTGCGACAATTGTGGCATTTTTGCTCGATTACCCGGTTAGCCGAGTGTCACGCTTCATGCCCCGATGGTTAGCAGTTATTCTAGTCTTTTTGCTGGCACTGGTCATTTTAGGCACTTTAATGGCAACTCTGGGATTGACGATGGTTTCTCAGATACGGCAACTACTAGAACAGGCTCCCGAACTCTCGTCTAATGCACTCGAATTTCTCAATAACCTACCTTTTTTACAAAATAATGAGATCGATCTTAATGCTTTCGAGGCACAGTTACGCGAAAAAGCACTTGGTTTGATTGGTAAGGGACTGGCTGGAATTCAAAACGTACTGGTTAGCCTGCTAGATTTGGTTTTGATTGCTGTGGTTGCTTTTTTTATGCTGCTGGATGGTAAGCCGTTATGGAACTTTGCCCTCAGCCTTTTTCCCGCCCATTTACGTGAAGATTTAACAGTGGCAATTTCTAAAAACTTTCTGGGGTTTTTCTGGGGTAGATTGCTACTGTCAATTTTCTTCGCCCTGTCTGCATTTTTGGTATTTGTTTTACTAGGCATTCCCTATGCTGTGGCATTAGCTGCGATCGCAGGAGTCTTCGATCTAATTCCTGGTATTGGAGCAACATTGGGCATTGGCTTGATTTGTCTGATTATCTTACCCCAGGGAATTTTGCTCGGTTTCAAAGTATTAATTAGCTGCATCTTACTACAGCAAGTAGAGGAAAATTTGCTCATGCCCAGAATTATGCAAGGTTGCATTCAAATGAATCCAGTAGTAATGTTTTTGGCATTGCTAGTAGGTGCTAGAGTTGCTGGATTGATTGGTGTATTTCTTTCCATTCCTTTAGCAGGGATTTTAATTAGTCTTTTTAATGTAGATGAAATACGTGGCAAAACCTAA
- a CDS encoding NupC/NupG family nucleoside CNT transporter: MNERIISVLGLIVFVGCAYLLSVNRRAINWSTVLWGIGLQLILAVFILKTAIGLTIFKFLGDRAQQFLDFSDSGARFVFGDGFEEHFIAFKVLPTIIFFSAFISLLYHYQILPKVVAALGWVMMRTMKTSGAESLSCAANIFVGQTEAPLMVKPYLPTLTMSELHAVMTGGFATIAGGVMAAYISFGIPAEHLIAASVMSAPAALAMAKIFYPETDKPLTTDKIKVKTKQTYTNAIDAVTIGALDGLKLAFNVGAMLIAFLGLLALINAILGWLGMQLGLPQLSLEWILSYLMFPVAWLMGIPIADCLSIGSVLGKKVILNEFIAYLDLKELMPTISPRATIITTYALCGFSNLGSIGIQIGGLSAIAPRRQQDLAVLGLRAMIAGSFACFMTACVTGILL, encoded by the coding sequence ATGAACGAGCGAATAATTTCTGTACTCGGATTAATAGTTTTTGTCGGATGCGCTTATTTGCTTTCTGTCAATCGCCGAGCAATTAACTGGTCTACAGTACTTTGGGGAATAGGTTTGCAGTTAATTTTAGCGGTTTTTATTCTTAAAACGGCGATCGGACTAACTATCTTTAAATTTTTAGGCGATCGCGCCCAACAGTTTCTCGATTTTTCCGATTCGGGCGCGAGATTCGTCTTTGGCGATGGTTTTGAGGAACACTTTATTGCTTTTAAGGTTTTACCGACAATTATCTTTTTTTCGGCTTTTATTTCTTTGCTCTATCACTACCAAATATTACCAAAAGTCGTCGCTGCTTTAGGCTGGGTGATGATGCGAACCATGAAAACTTCGGGCGCAGAGTCTTTAAGCTGTGCGGCTAATATTTTTGTCGGACAGACAGAAGCACCATTGATGGTCAAGCCCTACTTACCCACACTAACTATGTCAGAACTTCATGCAGTGATGACTGGCGGTTTTGCCACCATTGCAGGAGGGGTAATGGCGGCATATATTTCTTTTGGCATACCTGCCGAACATTTAATTGCAGCTTCGGTAATGTCTGCACCAGCAGCGTTAGCTATGGCAAAAATCTTTTATCCAGAAACAGATAAACCTCTTACTACAGACAAAATAAAAGTCAAAACCAAACAAACTTATACTAATGCGATCGATGCAGTTACTATCGGCGCGCTAGATGGCTTAAAACTAGCTTTTAATGTCGGGGCAATGTTAATCGCCTTTTTAGGACTGCTAGCTTTGATTAACGCGATTTTAGGCTGGTTGGGAATGCAATTGGGATTGCCACAGTTATCTTTGGAATGGATTTTGTCTTATTTGATGTTTCCCGTAGCTTGGTTGATGGGCATACCTATAGCTGACTGTCTGTCAATAGGAAGCGTGTTGGGAAAAAAAGTCATTCTCAATGAGTTTATCGCTTATTTAGATTTAAAAGAGCTAATGCCGACTATTTCTCCAAGAGCTACGATTATTACTACCTACGCTTTATGTGGCTTTTCCAATCTCGGTTCGATTGGCATTCAAATTGGAGGTCTTAGCGCGATCGCGCCCAGGCGACAGCAGGATTTGGCAGTTTTAGGATTGAGAGCAATGATTGCAGGTTCTTTTGCCTGTTTTATGACAGCTTGTGTTACGGGGATACTATTGTAA
- a CDS encoding methyltransferase domain-containing protein, translating to MVFLYPQTIHPLIPQAHSPEADLALASETKNFRRDFFLLLKNKIEELEAKYSESQNSESVYRHIRKELDATPEIQAAHQRRSELQDRLWQQATSELESDRQRLEKEFKSYQKLEEKGRVELDSKFVYPRYQSKVDIHRMPGGYLQSLDEADFWTGAIYDHGVFLYGQGWFGGLNDELGYTLINNVLRNYYPEFTPQKILDLGCSVGHSTLPYASEYPNAEVWGIDLGASLLRYASARAKALSKKVYFAQQNAEKTDFKDSSFDLVVSHILLHEIPCGARKQVFAESYRLLKPGGIMVHLESQLFLSPPNLFSRYFRDTEVWVNSEPYLGSSKLPDFQTYAMSAGFKPEDFKLHRVPGYYANQQGNKNPGWLALCARKR from the coding sequence ATGGTCTTTCTTTATCCTCAAACCATACATCCTCTGATTCCTCAAGCTCATTCGCCCGAAGCAGATTTAGCTTTGGCTAGCGAAACTAAAAACTTTCGTCGAGATTTTTTTCTATTACTTAAAAATAAAATTGAAGAATTAGAGGCTAAATATTCCGAGTCTCAAAATTCCGAATCAGTTTATCGTCATATTCGTAAAGAATTAGACGCAACTCCAGAAATCCAGGCAGCACACCAACGCCGTAGCGAGTTGCAAGATCGTCTTTGGCAACAAGCTACTAGCGAGCTTGAAAGCGATCGCCAGAGATTGGAAAAGGAATTTAAAAGCTATCAAAAGCTCGAAGAAAAGGGGAGAGTAGAATTAGATTCAAAATTTGTCTATCCCCGCTATCAATCAAAAGTCGATATTCATCGGATGCCTGGAGGCTATTTACAAAGCTTAGATGAAGCTGATTTTTGGACGGGAGCGATTTACGACCACGGCGTATTTCTCTACGGACAGGGATGGTTTGGCGGTCTAAATGATGAATTGGGCTACACGTTAATAAACAATGTTCTGCGTAATTATTATCCCGAATTTACCCCACAAAAGATTTTAGATCTGGGTTGTTCGGTCGGTCATAGCACTCTGCCTTATGCTTCAGAATATCCCAATGCCGAGGTGTGGGGAATAGACTTAGGAGCATCTTTATTAAGATACGCTAGTGCCAGAGCCAAAGCTTTAAGTAAAAAAGTTTATTTTGCCCAACAAAATGCCGAAAAAACAGATTTTAAAGATAGTTCTTTCGATCTAGTTGTCAGTCATATCTTGCTACACGAAATTCCTTGTGGTGCCAGGAAACAAGTGTTCGCTGAAAGCTATCGACTATTAAAACCAGGAGGCATCATGGTTCATTTGGAAAGTCAGTTATTTTTATCGCCGCCCAACTTATTTTCTCGTTATTTTCGAGATACCGAAGTATGGGTTAATTCAGAACCTTATTTAGGTTCTTCCAAGCTACCAGACTTTCAAACCTATGCGATGTCTGCTGGATTTAAGCCAGAAGACTTTAAACTTCATCGCGTCCCTGGTTATTATGCTAATCAGCAAGGAAACAAAAATCCTGGATGGCTCGCACTTTGTGCCAGAAAGCGTTAA
- a CDS encoding ABC transporter substrate-binding protein, whose amino-acid sequence MKIFNGDRSNHKFALSVSAIVATSFLTVSCQSGDSGSGGQTDAGGESGDGLKLGVLAPTTGDLASIGQNWPLAVQLAVDTINECGGVNESSVSLTTQDSQTDPTAGSTAMTQLAEVDRVAGVVGAFASSVSSAAVDIAVRNNVMMVSPGSTSPVFTERASNGDFNGYWARTAPPDTYQAQALAALAEKQGFTNVSTVVINNDYGVGFEQQFVKAFEGLGGKITDKSQPVRYDAKAATFDTEAKAAFSNNPDAVAAILYAETGSVLLKSAYEQGLTDGVTVLLTDGVYSEDFIRQVGETQDGKSIISGALGTVPGANGQALESFTQLWQEETGKELTAFLPHNWDAAVLMMLAAEAADENTGEGIKNNILEVANAPGTEVSDACEAMELVRNGEDINYQGASGNVDIDSNGDVVGSYDVWQVKDDGSLEVIDNVTPATSNASSSQE is encoded by the coding sequence ATGAAAATTTTTAACGGCGATCGCTCCAACCACAAATTTGCTTTGTCTGTTTCGGCGATCGTTGCTACCAGTTTCCTGACGGTTAGCTGCCAGAGTGGGGATTCGGGTAGTGGCGGTCAAACCGATGCAGGGGGCGAGAGTGGAGATGGTTTGAAGTTAGGAGTTTTAGCCCCTACAACTGGTGATTTGGCTTCTATTGGGCAAAATTGGCCTCTCGCCGTTCAGCTAGCGGTAGATACCATCAATGAGTGTGGTGGAGTAAATGAAAGTTCTGTCAGCCTAACTACTCAAGATAGTCAAACCGATCCTACGGCAGGTAGTACGGCGATGACCCAGTTAGCGGAAGTAGATAGAGTAGCTGGCGTAGTCGGAGCTTTTGCCAGTAGCGTTTCTAGTGCGGCTGTAGATATTGCCGTACGCAATAACGTGATGATGGTTTCGCCAGGTAGCACCAGCCCCGTATTTACCGAACGTGCCAGTAATGGCGACTTTAACGGCTACTGGGCGCGTACCGCTCCTCCAGATACCTATCAAGCCCAAGCTCTAGCCGCGTTAGCAGAAAAACAGGGCTTTACAAATGTTTCTACTGTGGTAATCAATAATGACTACGGTGTTGGTTTCGAGCAACAGTTCGTCAAAGCTTTTGAAGGTTTGGGCGGTAAAATTACTGATAAAAGCCAACCAGTCCGCTACGATGCTAAAGCCGCTACCTTTGATACTGAAGCTAAAGCTGCTTTTAGTAATAATCCCGATGCTGTGGCTGCCATACTTTATGCCGAAACTGGTAGCGTATTGCTTAAATCTGCTTACGAGCAAGGTTTGACTGATGGGGTAACGGTATTACTAACCGATGGCGTGTATTCCGAAGATTTTATCAGGCAAGTAGGTGAAACCCAAGATGGCAAATCGATTATTAGTGGAGCTTTAGGAACGGTTCCTGGTGCTAACGGACAAGCACTAGAATCTTTTACCCAACTCTGGCAAGAAGAAACGGGTAAAGAATTAACGGCTTTTTTACCTCATAACTGGGATGCCGCAGTTTTAATGATGCTAGCTGCCGAAGCTGCCGATGAAAATACGGGTGAAGGAATTAAAAACAATATTCTTGAAGTAGCTAATGCTCCTGGTACGGAAGTCAGCGATGCTTGCGAAGCGATGGAGTTGGTTCGTAATGGTGAAGATATTAACTATCAGGGAGCGAGCGGTAATGTCGATATTGATAGTAATGGCGATGTTGTCGGTAGTTATGATGTCTGGCAAGTAAAAGA